The uncultured Desulfuromonas sp. genome has a segment encoding these proteins:
- the rplJ gene encoding 50S ribosomal protein L10 gives MATDSKVQLVEEFAAKLATAKAAFVADYRGLNVDQVNELRGKLRDAGVEYRVVKNTLLRLAAKGTDFECLSEYLQGPNAIAIAQEDPVAPAKVLSEYAKDSKFFELKTAVLEGKILNEAEIKALAELPSREVLLGKMLGSINAPVSNFVGVLAAVPRSLVQVLGAIRDQKAA, from the coding sequence ATGGCTACAGATAGCAAGGTACAACTTGTTGAGGAATTTGCTGCCAAACTGGCTACGGCTAAAGCTGCGTTTGTCGCTGACTATCGTGGGCTGAATGTCGATCAGGTCAATGAACTTCGCGGCAAATTGCGCGATGCCGGTGTTGAATATCGTGTTGTAAAAAACACCCTGCTTCGTCTGGCTGCGAAAGGAACTGACTTTGAGTGTTTAAGTGAGTATCTTCAAGGTCCGAATGCGATTGCAATTGCCCAGGAAGATCCTGTTGCTCCGGCAAAGGTTCTGTCTGAGTACGCCAAAGACAGCAAGTTTTTTGAACTGAAAACTGCGGTTCTTGAAGGCAAAATCCTTAATGAAGCTGAGATTAAGGCATTGGCTGAGCTGCCGAGCCGCGAGGTTCTGCTGGGCAAAATGCTTGGGTCGATCAATGCTCCGGTATCCAATTTTGTTGGTGTACTGGCTGCAGTGCCCCGTTCTCTGGTCCAGGTACTTGGTGCCATTAGAGACCAGAAAGCGGCATAG
- the rplL gene encoding 50S ribosomal protein L7/L12, which translates to MADITKEQVIEFIENMSVLELSELVKELEDKFGVSAAAPVAVAAAGPAGDAGGAAAEEKSEFDVVLTGAGDKKINVIKVVRAVTGLGLKEAKEMVDGAPSTVKEAAAKEEAEDIKKQLEEAGASVELK; encoded by the coding sequence ATGGCTGATATTACAAAAGAGCAAGTAATTGAATTTATCGAGAACATGTCTGTTCTTGAGCTGTCTGAACTGGTAAAAGAACTCGAAGACAAGTTCGGCGTTTCCGCTGCAGCCCCTGTTGCTGTTGCTGCTGCCGGTCCTGCTGGTGATGCCGGTGGTGCTGCTGCTGAAGAGAAATCTGAGTTTGACGTTGTCCTCACCGGTGCCGGCGACAAGAAAATCAACGTGATCAAAGTTGTTCGTGCTGTAACCGGCCTGGGCCTCAAAGAAGCCAAGGAAATGGTTGACGGTGCTCCGAGCACGGTTAAAGAAGCTGCCGCCAAAGAAGAAGCTGAAGACATTAAGAAACAACTCGAAGAAGCTGGCGCTTCTGTCGAGCTCAAGTAG
- the rplK gene encoding 50S ribosomal protein L11: MAKKVVGQIKLQIPAGKANPSPPVGPALGQHGVNIMEFCKAFNAKTQSEDGMIIPVVITVYADRSFSFITKTPPAAVLLLKAAKIAKGSGVPNKNKVGKVTMDQVLEIARLKMPDLNAFDEDAAVRTIAGTARSMGLEVE; the protein is encoded by the coding sequence ATGGCCAAGAAAGTAGTTGGACAAATTAAGCTGCAAATTCCGGCGGGTAAGGCAAACCCTTCACCTCCTGTCGGCCCGGCACTGGGTCAGCATGGTGTCAACATTATGGAATTCTGCAAGGCATTCAATGCCAAGACGCAAAGCGAAGATGGGATGATTATTCCCGTCGTGATCACCGTCTATGCAGACCGGTCTTTCAGCTTTATCACCAAGACCCCACCGGCAGCCGTTCTGCTGCTGAAGGCGGCTAAAATTGCCAAAGGGTCCGGAGTCCCCAACAAGAACAAGGTTGGGAAGGTAACGATGGATCAGGTTCTTGAGATTGCACGTCTTAAGATGCCGGATCTGAATGCATTTGATGAAGACGCGGCTGTGCGCACCATTGCAGGTACCGCACGCAGTATGGGTCTTGAAGTCGAATAA
- the rplA gene encoding 50S ribosomal protein L1, whose product MATGKNSIAAKAKVDRAVAYSLSDAVELVKGAAFAKFDETVDLTVRLGVDPRKADQMVRGAVVLPHGLGKSVRVLVFAKGEKAQEALDAGADFVGGDDLVEKIQGGWFEFDTAIATPDMMGVVGKIGRLLGPRGLMPNPKVGTVTFDVGRAVGESKSGKVEYRVEKAGIIHAPVGKVSFDADKLQENVVSLMDALIKAKPSTAKGTYLKKISLSSTMGPGVLVDVPGVQALVK is encoded by the coding sequence ATGGCTACAGGTAAAAACAGTATCGCTGCAAAAGCAAAGGTTGACAGAGCTGTTGCTTATTCATTGAGTGACGCCGTTGAATTGGTCAAAGGAGCCGCTTTTGCCAAGTTTGATGAAACCGTTGATTTGACCGTACGTCTCGGGGTTGACCCTCGTAAAGCCGATCAAATGGTTCGTGGTGCAGTTGTACTTCCCCACGGTTTGGGTAAGTCGGTCCGCGTTCTGGTGTTCGCCAAAGGTGAAAAAGCACAGGAAGCTCTCGATGCCGGTGCCGATTTTGTCGGTGGTGATGATCTCGTTGAGAAAATCCAGGGCGGTTGGTTCGAGTTCGACACCGCGATCGCGACTCCGGACATGATGGGCGTTGTTGGTAAGATTGGTCGTCTTCTTGGTCCTCGCGGCCTGATGCCTAACCCGAAGGTGGGAACCGTTACCTTTGATGTTGGTCGCGCCGTCGGCGAGTCCAAATCGGGTAAGGTTGAATACCGTGTTGAAAAAGCCGGCATTATTCACGCACCGGTAGGTAAGGTGTCGTTTGATGCCGACAAGCTTCAGGAAAATGTTGTTTCTCTGATGGATGCACTGATCAAAGCCAAGCCGTCAACGGCAAAAGGAACCTACCTGAAAAAAATCAGCCTCTCAAGCACCATGGGGCCTGGTGTTCTGGTTGACGTTCCCGGTGTTCAGGCACTTGTAAAATAA